A single genomic interval of Desulfarculaceae bacterium harbors:
- a CDS encoding 4Fe-4S dicluster domain-containing protein — MSQEPIKLGKRESKLRVDPKWADVCLTCGTCAGGCPVTGVDGMDPRKAVRMAALGLDDELINSRFPWVCTLCGRCERACPMGVEILAMMRTARGLRERDKVPGPIHKGTMMSMERGNNLGIPYDDWLFLLADMSKEMEDEGFPGFYVPVDKVGARVISTVNSKEPFGEPDDMKFWWKIYYAAHESWTVSSENWEGVTWGLFGGDDESMKEQARRVLENARKVKAEVLLLPE, encoded by the coding sequence ATGAGCCAAGAGCCGATCAAACTGGGCAAACGCGAGTCCAAACTGCGCGTGGACCCCAAATGGGCCGATGTGTGCCTCACCTGCGGCACCTGCGCCGGCGGCTGTCCCGTCACCGGCGTCGACGGCATGGACCCCCGCAAGGCGGTGCGCATGGCCGCCCTGGGGCTTGACGACGAACTGATCAACTCCCGCTTCCCCTGGGTCTGCACCCTGTGCGGGCGCTGCGAGCGCGCCTGCCCCATGGGCGTGGAGATCCTGGCCATGATGCGCACCGCGCGCGGCCTGCGTGAGCGGGACAAGGTGCCCGGACCGATCCACAAGGGCACCATGATGTCCATGGAGCGGGGCAACAACCTGGGTATCCCCTACGACGACTGGCTGTTCCTGCTGGCCGACATGTCCAAGGAGATGGAAGACGAGGGCTTCCCCGGCTTCTACGTTCCGGTGGACAAGGTGGGCGCCCGGGTCATCTCCACGGTGAACTCCAAGGAGCCCTTCGGCGAGCCGGACGACATGAAGTTCTGGTGGAAGATCTACTACGCCGCCCATGAGAGCTGGACCGTTTCCAGCGAGAACTGGGAGGGCGTTACCTGGGGCCTGTTCGGCGGGGACGACGAGTCCATGAAGGAGCAGGCGCGGCGGGTCTTGGAGAACGCCCGCAAGGTGAAAGCCGAGGTGCTTCTCCTACCCGAGTGA
- a CDS encoding FAD/NAD(P)-binding protein, with translation MRNTYVPYPVRIKKAEVATEDKQLKTFLLEFINEQEGEDFNYIPGQFAELSVSGYGEIPIGIASSPTEGNDLLFTVNKVGSVSTQLHNMNEGDIMGVRGPLGNSYPLKEMEGKNIVIVAGGFAVTTLRSTMIWLLDPANRSKYGDITFIYGARTPGLLLYEDEWRSWRESGQANVNITIDREAEGWDGLVGFVPTVCEEVAPKPDDAVALICGPPVMIRFTQPVFDKLGWQPEQIVMSLENRMKCGIGICGRCNVGPEYVCKDGPVFTKAHLDQLPKEY, from the coding sequence ATGCGTAACACATACGTTCCCTATCCGGTCCGCATAAAGAAGGCCGAGGTGGCCACCGAGGACAAGCAGCTGAAGACCTTTCTCCTGGAGTTCATCAACGAGCAGGAGGGCGAGGACTTCAACTACATCCCCGGTCAGTTCGCCGAGCTGAGCGTTTCGGGCTACGGCGAGATCCCCATCGGCATAGCCAGTAGCCCCACCGAGGGCAACGACCTCTTGTTCACGGTGAACAAGGTGGGCAGCGTGTCCACCCAACTGCACAACATGAACGAGGGCGACATCATGGGCGTGCGGGGTCCGCTGGGCAACAGCTACCCCCTCAAGGAGATGGAGGGCAAGAACATCGTCATCGTGGCCGGCGGCTTCGCGGTGACCACCCTGCGCTCCACCATGATCTGGCTGCTGGACCCGGCCAACCGCTCCAAATACGGCGACATCACCTTTATCTACGGCGCGCGCACCCCGGGCCTGCTGCTCTATGAAGACGAGTGGCGTTCCTGGCGGGAAAGCGGCCAGGCCAACGTGAACATCACCATCGACCGCGAGGCCGAGGGGTGGGACGGCCTGGTGGGCTTCGTGCCCACGGTTTGCGAAGAGGTGGCCCCCAAGCCCGACGACGCGGTGGCCCTTATCTGCGGCCCGCCGGTGATGATCCGCTTTACCCAGCCGGTGTTCGACAAGCTGGGCTGGCAGCCCGAGCAGATCGTGATGAGCCTGGAGAACCGCATGAAGTGCGGTATCGGCATTTGCGGCCGCTGCAACGTGGGGCCGGAGTATGTCTGCAAGGACGGCCCGGTCTTCACCAAAGCCCATCTGGACCAGCTTCCCAAGGAATACTAG
- a CDS encoding (Fe-S)-binding protein codes for MNIFELMMEYIKEGRVKIDREKFAGKLATVHDPCNYGRKSEKAFGKAYYDEIRWITDQICDTWVDTYPTRENNFCCGAGGGAWAMPYTNERLYYGRKKAEQIEQTGAEIVVAPCHNCRDQIMKALTKEYDLEIETFYLWELLAEAIIVEPWSEEEVEKAHAEAEAQWEHFGVELDDDWEPPE; via the coding sequence ATGAACATCTTCGAGCTGATGATGGAATACATTAAGGAAGGCCGGGTCAAGATCGACCGCGAGAAGTTCGCGGGCAAGCTTGCCACCGTGCACGACCCCTGCAACTACGGCCGCAAGAGCGAGAAGGCCTTTGGCAAGGCCTACTACGACGAGATCCGCTGGATCACCGACCAGATTTGCGACACCTGGGTGGACACCTATCCCACCAGGGAAAACAACTTCTGCTGCGGCGCGGGCGGCGGCGCCTGGGCCATGCCCTACACCAACGAGCGCCTCTACTACGGCCGCAAGAAGGCCGAGCAGATCGAGCAGACCGGGGCCGAGATCGTGGTGGCCCCCTGCCACAACTGCCGCGACCAGATCATGAAGGCCTTGACCAAGGAGTATGATCTGGAGATCGAAACCTTCTACCTCTGGGAACTGCTGGCCGAAGCCATTATAGTAGAGCCCTGGAGCGAGGAAGAGGTCGAGAAGGCCCACGCCGAGGCCGAGGCCCAGTGGGAGCACTTCGGGGTCGAGCTGGACGACGACTGGGAGCCCCCCGAATAG
- a CDS encoding 4Fe-4S dicluster domain-containing protein — MADKILAKDKLADFLGKLQADYEVYAPQEVEGKAQWAPLEDAGKALWEFSNTSMSPKDFFFPQTEVLMRFKNVQDHESGMVMEAEPPLDKKRLLLNIRPCDAKAFQVLDLIFVQDEMTNDLYWKDKRDMTTLVGLACSDPCPSCFCTSMNCGPASTTGLDALLFDLGDKLLVRSLTEKGEAVAEGLDDAAEGDTAAAAEQATTAEGKISSSVGMDNVNSRSVMELYEAGMWDRVFENCLNCGTCTYVCPTCHCFDIQDETQGTEGRRVRNWDNCMSWLFTMHGTGHNPRGTKKDRVRQRFMHKFKYIPVKRGGEIGCVGCGRCVVLCPVNIDVRRVVNDMNA, encoded by the coding sequence ATGGCTGACAAGATACTGGCCAAAGACAAGCTGGCCGACTTCCTGGGCAAACTGCAGGCCGATTACGAGGTCTACGCGCCCCAGGAGGTGGAAGGCAAGGCCCAATGGGCCCCCTTGGAGGACGCCGGCAAGGCCCTCTGGGAGTTTTCCAACACCAGCATGAGCCCCAAGGACTTCTTCTTCCCCCAGACCGAAGTCCTGATGCGCTTCAAGAACGTCCAGGACCACGAGAGCGGGATGGTCATGGAGGCCGAGCCGCCCCTGGACAAAAAACGCCTGCTTCTTAACATCCGTCCCTGCGACGCCAAGGCCTTCCAGGTCCTGGACCTGATCTTCGTGCAGGACGAGATGACCAACGACCTGTACTGGAAGGACAAGCGGGACATGACCACCCTGGTGGGCCTGGCCTGCTCCGATCCTTGCCCCAGCTGCTTCTGCACCTCCATGAACTGCGGCCCCGCCTCCACCACCGGCCTGGACGCCCTGCTGTTCGACCTGGGCGACAAGCTCCTGGTGCGCTCCCTGACCGAAAAGGGCGAGGCCGTGGCCGAGGGCCTGGACGACGCCGCCGAGGGCGACACCGCCGCGGCCGCCGAGCAGGCAACCACCGCCGAGGGCAAGATCAGCTCTTCGGTGGGCATGGACAACGTGAACTCGCGCTCGGTGATGGAGCTCTACGAGGCGGGCATGTGGGACCGGGTGTTCGAGAACTGCCTCAACTGCGGCACCTGCACCTACGTCTGCCCCACCTGCCACTGCTTCGACATTCAGGACGAGACCCAGGGCACCGAGGGCCGCCGGGTGCGCAACTGGGACAATTGCATGAGCTGGCTGTTCACCATGCACGGCACCGGCCACAACCCCCGGGGCACCAAGAAAGACCGGGTGCGCCAGCGGTTCATGCACAAGTTCAAGTACATTCCGGTCAAGCGCGGCGGCGAGATCGGCTGCGTCGGTTGCGGGCGGTGTGTGGTGCTCTGCCCGGTGAACATCGACGTGCGCCGCGTCGTCAACGACATGAACGCTTAG